One window from the genome of Enterobacteriaceae bacterium Kacie_13 encodes:
- a CDS encoding ADP-ribose diphosphatase: MSSFNDSPVSFGKDDVEIIARESRYKGFFSIIAYRFRHRLFNGEMSGEVVREVFERGHAAVLLPYDPMRDEVVLIEQIRIPCIDSSDTPWLLEMVAGIIEEGETVEEVARREALEEANIVVKRCKPVLNYLASPGGTSERLSIMVGEVDATTAEGIHGLEAENEDIRVHVVSREQAYRWVEEGAIDNAASVIALQWLQLHYESLRKEWANE, from the coding sequence ATGTCTTCATTCAACGATTCACCGGTAAGTTTCGGCAAAGATGATGTAGAAATTATTGCACGTGAGTCACGATATAAAGGTTTTTTTTCTATTATTGCATATCGGTTTCGCCATCGTTTGTTTAATGGGGAAATGAGTGGTGAGGTGGTGCGTGAGGTTTTTGAACGCGGGCATGCCGCCGTGTTATTACCTTATGATCCTATGCGCGATGAGGTGGTGTTGATCGAACAGATCCGCATCCCATGTATTGATTCCAGTGATACCCCATGGCTTCTGGAGATGGTCGCCGGTATCATTGAAGAGGGCGAAACGGTAGAAGAAGTCGCCCGCCGCGAAGCGCTGGAAGAGGCGAACATTGTGGTGAAACGTTGCAAACCGGTGCTCAATTATCTCGCCAGCCCCGGCGGAACCAGCGAACGTCTCTCCATTATGGTCGGTGAAGTCGACGCTACCACGGCAGAAGGAATTCACGGTCTGGAAGCAGAGAATGAAGACATCCGGGTACACGTTGTGAGCCGCGAGCAGGCTTACCGCTGGGTGGAAGAAGGAGCGATAGACAATGCGGCGTCAGTGATTGCTCTGCAATGGCTGCAACTGCACTATGAATCCCTGAGAAAAGAGTGGGCCAACGAATGA
- the tolC gene encoding outer membrane channel protein TolC, whose protein sequence is MKKLLPLLIGLSLGGFSTISQAENLMQVYQQARTSNPDLRKSAADRDAAFEKINESRSPLLPQLGLGADYGYTNGYRDANGVNSNVGSASLQLTQTLFDMSKWRALTLQEKTAGIQDVSYQTDQQSLILNSATAYFNVLSAIDSLSYTEAQKQAIYRQLDQTTQRFNVGLVAITDVQNARSQYDTVLANEVTARNNLDNALESLRQVTGTYYPQLSSLNVDNFNTTRPQPVATLLKEAESRNLSLLSARLSQDLAREQIRYAETGHMPTVDLTASTGISNTKYNGDKTGGASSYQDADAGQNKIGLSFSLPLYSGGSVTSQVKQAQYNFVGASEQLESAHRSVVQTVRSSFNNISASISSINAYKQAVVSAQSSLDAMEAGYQVGTRTIVDVLDATTTLYNAKQQLSSARYTYLINQLNIKSALGTLNESDLLALNGALGKPVPTAPDQVAPETPNQDAAADGYNSNGTQATAPRTERASATTTTNTTKKSGNPFQN, encoded by the coding sequence ATGAAGAAACTGCTCCCCCTTCTCATCGGACTCAGCCTGGGCGGCTTTAGTACGATAAGCCAGGCCGAAAACCTGATGCAGGTCTATCAGCAAGCCAGGACGAGTAACCCGGACCTGCGCAAATCAGCTGCTGACCGGGATGCCGCATTCGAAAAAATTAACGAAAGCCGCAGTCCTTTATTACCGCAACTTGGATTGGGTGCGGATTATGGTTATACCAATGGCTACCGCGATGCAAATGGCGTAAACAGCAATGTTGGCAGCGCCAGCCTGCAATTAACGCAGACCCTTTTTGATATGTCAAAATGGCGCGCCCTGACACTGCAGGAAAAAACCGCAGGTATTCAGGACGTGTCTTATCAGACGGATCAACAGTCTTTGATCCTTAATTCTGCAACAGCTTATTTTAATGTATTGAGTGCAATCGATTCACTCTCCTATACCGAAGCGCAGAAACAGGCTATTTACCGTCAGTTAGATCAAACCACGCAGCGTTTTAACGTGGGCCTGGTGGCCATCACTGACGTACAGAACGCTCGCTCACAATACGATACCGTGCTGGCGAATGAAGTAACTGCGCGTAATAACCTGGATAACGCACTGGAATCCCTGCGTCAGGTGACCGGTACGTATTATCCGCAGCTGTCTTCCCTGAACGTCGACAACTTCAACACCACGCGTCCGCAACCGGTCGCCACGCTGTTGAAAGAAGCAGAAAGCCGTAACCTGAGCTTACTGTCTGCGCGTCTGTCACAAGATTTAGCGCGTGAACAAATCCGTTATGCTGAAACCGGCCATATGCCGACCGTGGATCTGACTGCCTCTACCGGCATCAGCAACACCAAGTACAACGGTGATAAAACCGGCGGCGCATCCAGCTATCAGGATGCCGATGCAGGTCAGAACAAAATTGGCCTGAGTTTCTCCCTGCCACTGTACAGCGGCGGCTCTGTCACTTCCCAGGTCAAACAGGCTCAGTATAACTTCGTAGGTGCCAGCGAGCAGCTTGAAAGCGCGCATCGTAGCGTGGTTCAAACCGTACGTTCTTCCTTCAACAACATTTCTGCGTCCATCAGCAGTATCAACGCGTATAAACAAGCCGTTGTCTCTGCGCAAAGTTCGTTGGATGCGATGGAAGCCGGTTACCAGGTTGGTACCCGTACTATCGTTGATGTGCTGGATGCGACCACCACGCTGTACAACGCCAAACAACAACTTTCCAGCGCGCGTTATACCTACCTGATTAACCAGCTGAACATTAAATCAGCGCTGGGTACACTGAATGAAAGTGATCTGTTGGCACTGAATGGTGCACTGGGCAAACCGGTTCCGACGGCACCTGATCAGGTTGCGCCTGAAACACCAAACCAGGATGCAGCGGCTGACGGCTATAACAGTAACGGCACGCAGGCAACTGCGCCACGCACTGAAAGAGCAAGCGCAACGACTACCACCAATACCACCAAAAAAAGCGGCAATCCTTTCCAGAACTGA
- a CDS encoding DUF1190 family protein, with translation MKRTQHVNLATFRKTWRSARITPVALAVGAVFMLSGCEKTDETVSLYQNADDCSKANPSGSAQCVAAYDAAKKDAEKTAPKYASREDCIAEFGEGQCTQTPAQSGVASAEGQSSGSMWMPLMAGYMMGRMMSGGGYAQQPLFSSKNPASPANGKFVDATGKNYGPATAGGRTMNVPKTAMAPKPAVTKTITRGGFGESVAKQTSMQRSSTAAPRSAGRSMGG, from the coding sequence ATGAAACGGACACAACACGTCAACCTCGCTACCTTCCGTAAAACATGGCGTAGCGCTCGCATCACACCTGTCGCACTGGCTGTCGGCGCTGTATTCATGCTGTCAGGCTGTGAGAAAACCGATGAAACGGTGTCTTTGTATCAGAATGCGGACGACTGCTCTAAAGCGAATCCGTCCGGCAGTGCGCAATGCGTCGCAGCCTATGATGCAGCGAAGAAAGATGCCGAAAAAACCGCGCCGAAATACGCCTCACGCGAAGACTGTATTGCCGAATTCGGCGAAGGGCAGTGTACCCAGACGCCAGCGCAGTCCGGTGTGGCTTCCGCCGAAGGCCAGAGCAGCGGCAGCATGTGGATGCCGCTGATGGCAGGTTACATGATGGGCCGTATGATGAGCGGCGGCGGTTACGCGCAGCAGCCACTTTTCAGCTCTAAAAATCCGGCCAGCCCGGCGAACGGCAAATTCGTCGATGCGACAGGTAAAAACTACGGTCCAGCAACTGCGGGTGGCCGTACCATGAACGTACCGAAAACGGCAATGGCGCCGAAACCGGCTGTTACCAAAACCATCACCCGTGGCGGCTTTGGCGAAAGCGTAGCGAAACAGACGTCTATGCAGCGCAGTTCCACTGCCGCTCCGCGCAGCGCTGGTCGCAGCATGGGTGGCTAA
- the ygiD gene encoding 4,5-DOPA dioxygenase extradiol, with the protein MTTQRMPALFLGHGSPMNVLEDNIYTRAWHTLGEALPRPKAILAVSAHWFTRGTAVTAMENPRTIHDFGGFPQALFDKRYPAPGSPALAKRVQELLSPVNVLADTSEWGFDHGTWGVLIKMYPDADIPVVQLSIDGTQPPEYHFELGRKLAALRDEGVMIVASGNVVHNLRMVKWDGNGEPYPWAIAFEKYVKDNLSWKGDVKEHPLVNFMDHEGGALSNPSPDHYLPLLYVLGAWDGVEPVTQPTDGLVMGSLSMLSVQVG; encoded by the coding sequence ATGACCACTCAACGTATGCCCGCACTTTTCCTGGGACACGGCAGCCCGATGAACGTGCTGGAAGACAATATTTACACCCGTGCCTGGCATACGCTGGGCGAAGCATTACCGCGGCCAAAAGCCATTCTGGCAGTGTCAGCCCACTGGTTTACCCGTGGCACGGCGGTGACGGCGATGGAAAACCCGCGCACCATTCATGACTTCGGCGGTTTTCCGCAGGCGTTGTTCGACAAACGCTATCCGGCACCGGGTTCGCCCGCGCTGGCAAAACGCGTACAGGAGTTGCTCAGCCCGGTGAATGTGCTGGCGGATACCAGCGAGTGGGGGTTTGACCACGGAACCTGGGGAGTGCTGATCAAAATGTATCCCGACGCCGATATACCGGTTGTCCAGCTGAGCATTGACGGTACACAGCCGCCGGAGTATCACTTTGAACTCGGCAGAAAACTGGCCGCCCTGCGTGACGAAGGCGTGATGATTGTCGCCAGTGGCAACGTGGTCCATAACCTGCGGATGGTGAAATGGGATGGCAACGGCGAACCTTATCCCTGGGCGATTGCTTTCGAAAAGTATGTGAAAGATAACCTGAGCTGGAAGGGTGACGTGAAGGAGCATCCTCTGGTGAACTTTATGGATCACGAAGGCGGCGCGTTATCGAATCCGTCACCGGATCACTATCTTCCGCTCTTGTACGTGCTGGGTGCGTGGGATGGCGTTGAGCCAGTGACTCAGCCGACCGACGGGCTGGTGATGGGATCGCTATCGATGCTTTCAGTACAGGTGGGTTAA
- the ribB gene encoding 3,4-dihydroxy-2-butanone-4-phosphate synthase: protein MNQTLLSEFGTPAERVERAIDAIRNGVGVMVLDDEDRENEGDLIFAAENMTVAQMALTIRHGSGIVCLTMNEDSRKKLDLPMMVENNSSQFQTPFTVTIEAAEGVTTGVSAADRITTIRTAIKDGAKPSDLSRPGHIFPLRAQAGGVLTRGGHTEASIDLVTLAGLKPFGVLCELTNDDGSMAHAPEAIIFAKQHNMPVVTIADLVEYRQAQTRQAS from the coding sequence ATGAATCAGACCCTACTTTCCGAATTCGGTACACCTGCTGAACGTGTTGAGCGTGCTATTGACGCCATTCGTAACGGCGTGGGTGTGATGGTGCTGGATGACGAAGATCGTGAAAACGAAGGCGATTTAATCTTTGCCGCCGAAAACATGACAGTTGCACAAATGGCGCTGACCATTCGCCACGGCAGCGGCATCGTGTGTCTCACCATGAACGAAGACAGCCGTAAAAAGCTCGATCTGCCCATGATGGTGGAGAACAACTCCAGCCAGTTCCAGACGCCTTTCACCGTGACCATTGAAGCGGCTGAAGGCGTCACCACCGGCGTGTCTGCCGCTGACCGCATCACCACCATCCGCACCGCTATCAAAGACGGCGCGAAACCTTCTGACCTGAGCCGTCCTGGGCATATCTTCCCGCTGCGCGCACAAGCGGGCGGCGTGCTGACCCGTGGTGGTCATACCGAAGCGTCCATCGATCTGGTGACGCTGGCCGGTCTTAAACCCTTCGGTGTGTTGTGTGAACTGACCAATGACGACGGCAGCATGGCACATGCGCCAGAGGCCATCATCTTTGCGAAACAACACAATATGCCAGTGGTGACCATTGCTGATCTGGTGGAATATCGCCAGGCGCAGACCCGTCAGGCAAGCTGA
- a CDS encoding accessory factor UbiK family protein: protein MIDPKKIEQIARQVHESMPKGIREFGEDAEKKIRQVLQAQFSRMDLVNREEFDVQTQVLLRTREKLAVLEQRLAALEGKLSEAEKPQEPV, encoded by the coding sequence ATGATTGACCCGAAAAAAATTGAACAAATTGCCCGCCAGGTTCACGAGTCTATGCCGAAAGGGATCCGCGAATTTGGTGAAGATGCCGAGAAGAAAATCCGTCAGGTATTGCAGGCACAGTTCAGCCGCATGGATTTAGTCAATCGCGAAGAGTTTGACGTGCAGACCCAGGTTTTACTGCGCACCCGCGAAAAGCTGGCCGTGCTGGAACAACGTCTGGCCGCACTGGAAGGTAAACTGAGCGAAGCCGAAAAACCACAAGAGCCGGTCTGA
- the yjeH gene encoding L-methionine/branched-chain amino acid transporter — protein sequence MSGLKQELSLAQGVGLLSTSLLGTGVFAVPALAAQLAQNDSLWAWPVLILLVFPIAIGFAALGRHFPSAGGAAHFVGKAFGPHMARVTGWLFLSVIPVGLPAALHIAAGFWQAAFGWSSENLLLVQLGTLFVIWFLGTRSAGSSANIQTLIAALVIALVIAIWWKGQITLSEIPLPAVRDISPSNLFDALAVMFWCFVGLEAFAHLATEFRNPERDFPRALLIGMLVAGAVYWGCTVAVLKFHAWGDGQEAGASLPGIVVQLFGQKALWVACIIGYLACFASVNIYTQSFARLVWSQAQLKPQSKLAQLSAQHVPVAALNLVVGCCVLFTLLIYWLHLPLGALITYANGIFILIYLLCMLAGARILKGRSTWMARFGAVLCCGLLAMVGWKAAYALIVFAGLWLLLPRAKTVLHAR from the coding sequence GTGAGCGGATTAAAACAGGAATTAAGTCTGGCGCAGGGCGTCGGTTTGCTTTCCACCTCATTACTCGGTACCGGTGTGTTCGCGGTGCCTGCGCTGGCAGCGCAGTTGGCGCAGAACGACAGCCTGTGGGCATGGCCGGTGCTTATCTTGCTGGTGTTTCCGATTGCCATCGGCTTTGCCGCACTCGGGCGACATTTCCCCAGTGCGGGCGGGGCTGCGCATTTTGTGGGCAAAGCCTTCGGACCGCATATGGCGCGCGTTACCGGCTGGTTGTTTTTATCGGTGATCCCGGTCGGTTTGCCTGCCGCGTTGCATATTGCCGCGGGTTTCTGGCAGGCGGCATTTGGCTGGAGCAGCGAAAATTTGCTGCTGGTTCAGCTTGGTACGCTTTTCGTGATCTGGTTCCTTGGCACCCGCAGCGCGGGGTCGAGCGCCAATATTCAGACACTGATTGCGGCGCTGGTGATTGCTCTGGTTATCGCCATCTGGTGGAAAGGTCAAATTACGCTGTCGGAAATTCCGTTGCCCGCCGTTCGAGATATCTCGCCATCAAACCTGTTTGATGCGCTGGCCGTGATGTTCTGGTGCTTTGTCGGACTGGAAGCCTTCGCGCATCTGGCGACAGAATTTCGCAACCCGGAACGAGATTTTCCGCGTGCCTTACTTATCGGTATGCTGGTGGCGGGCGCTGTTTACTGGGGTTGTACCGTGGCGGTGTTGAAATTCCATGCGTGGGGCGATGGGCAGGAAGCGGGGGCGTCATTGCCGGGCATCGTGGTGCAGCTTTTCGGACAAAAAGCGCTATGGGTGGCGTGCATTATTGGCTATCTGGCGTGCTTTGCCAGCGTGAATATTTACACCCAAAGCTTCGCAAGGCTTGTGTGGTCGCAGGCGCAACTTAAGCCGCAGAGCAAACTGGCGCAGCTCTCGGCGCAACACGTTCCGGTAGCCGCATTAAATCTGGTGGTCGGCTGCTGCGTACTGTTCACGCTGCTGATTTACTGGCTGCATCTGCCGCTTGGCGCGCTCATCACTTACGCCAACGGTATCTTCATTCTGATCTATCTGCTGTGCATGCTCGCCGGGGCAAGGATCCTCAAAGGTCGTTCAACGTGGATGGCGAGGTTTGGCGCGGTATTATGCTGCGGATTACTGGCGATGGTGGGCTGGAAAGCGGCGTATGCGCTGATTGTGTTCGCCGGGCTTTGGCTGCTTTTACCGCGTGCTAAAACAGTGCTTCATGCGCGATAA
- the hldE gene encoding bifunctional D-glycero-beta-D-manno-heptose-7-phosphate kinase/D-glycero-beta-D-manno-heptose 1-phosphate adenylyltransferase HldE, which yields MKVTLPDFRRAGVLVVGDVMLDRYWYGPTNRISPEAPVPVVKVNTIEERPGGAANVAMNISSLGASSRLIGLTGVDDAARALSERLAEVKVHCDFVALPTHPTITKLRILSRNQQLIRLDFEEGFEGVDLQPMLTKIEQALPESGALVLSDYAKGALTEVQKMIQLARKAGVPVLVDPKGSDFERYRGATLLTPNLSEFEAVVGRCKNEEELVARGMQLIADFELSALLVTRSEHGMTLLQPGKEPLHLPTQAQEVYDVTGAGDTVIGTLAAALAAGNTLEESCFLANAAAGVVVGKLGTSTVSPVELENAIGGRSDVGFGVMTEEQLKAAVAMARQRGEKVVMTNGIFDILHAGHVSYLANARKLGDRLIVAVNSDASTKRLKGETRPVNALQNRMIVLGALGAVDWVVSFEEDTPQRLIAGILPDLLVKGGDYKPEQIAGCDEVWANGGEVRVLNFEDGLSTTKIINQIKAQD from the coding sequence ATGAAAGTGACTTTGCCTGATTTTCGCCGTGCCGGTGTGCTGGTGGTCGGTGATGTAATGTTAGACCGCTACTGGTATGGCCCGACCAACCGAATTTCGCCGGAAGCACCGGTACCGGTCGTGAAGGTCAATACCATCGAAGAACGTCCTGGCGGCGCGGCTAACGTGGCGATGAATATTTCGTCCCTCGGTGCTTCTTCCCGTCTGATCGGCCTGACCGGCGTGGACGATGCAGCGCGCGCATTGAGCGAGCGTCTGGCTGAAGTGAAGGTTCACTGCGATTTCGTGGCGTTGCCGACGCATCCGACCATCACTAAATTGCGTATTTTGTCGCGCAACCAGCAGCTGATCCGCCTCGACTTCGAAGAAGGTTTTGAAGGCGTCGATCTGCAACCGATGCTGACCAAAATCGAGCAGGCCCTGCCGGAAAGTGGTGCGCTGGTGCTGTCAGATTACGCCAAGGGCGCGCTGACCGAAGTGCAGAAAATGATCCAGCTGGCCCGTAAAGCGGGCGTTCCCGTTCTTGTCGATCCAAAAGGCTCAGACTTTGAGCGTTATCGCGGTGCGACATTGCTGACGCCTAACTTGTCAGAATTTGAAGCCGTAGTCGGGCGATGTAAGAATGAAGAAGAACTGGTCGCGCGCGGTATGCAGCTTATTGCTGATTTTGAACTGTCGGCGCTGCTGGTGACCCGTTCAGAACACGGTATGACGCTGTTGCAGCCGGGTAAAGAACCGCTGCATCTGCCGACGCAGGCGCAGGAAGTCTATGACGTGACCGGTGCCGGTGACACGGTCATTGGTACACTGGCGGCTGCGCTGGCGGCAGGGAATACGCTGGAAGAATCCTGCTTCCTGGCCAATGCCGCCGCAGGTGTGGTGGTCGGTAAGCTCGGCACCTCCACCGTGTCTCCGGTCGAACTGGAAAACGCCATCGGTGGCCGTTCGGACGTCGGTTTTGGCGTAATGACGGAAGAGCAGTTAAAAGCGGCTGTGGCAATGGCGCGTCAGCGCGGCGAAAAAGTGGTGATGACCAACGGCATCTTCGACATTCTGCACGCCGGACATGTTTCTTATCTGGCGAACGCCCGTAAACTCGGCGATCGTCTGATTGTTGCAGTAAACAGCGATGCGTCCACCAAACGTCTGAAAGGCGAAACTCGCCCGGTCAATGCGCTGCAAAACCGCATGATCGTATTGGGCGCATTAGGCGCTGTAGACTGGGTAGTGTCATTTGAAGAAGATACCCCGCAGCGCCTGATCGCCGGGATCTTGCCGGATCTGCTGGTCAAAGGCGGCGACTACAAACCAGAGCAAATCGCCGGTTGTGATGAAGTATGGGCTAACGGCGGTGAAGTGCGCGTGCTGAACTTTGAAGACGGGTTATCTACCACTAAGATCATCAACCAAATCAAAGCGCAGGACTGA
- the glnE gene encoding bifunctional [glutamate--ammonia ligase]-adenylyl-L-tyrosine phosphorylase/[glutamate--ammonia-ligase] adenylyltransferase, translating into MLPLSPVLQSHAQSLLEQWREHPEPLPLPDEAQLAVLASSQFVTDSLLAFPQWWHEIVENPPQAQEWQFYRQWLDAALESVTDENGLMKALRLFRRRALTRIAWSQSAQTSEAKDTLQQLSELAELLIVSARDWLYDACCREFGTPVNEAGEPQHMLILGMGKLGGGELNFSSDIDLIFAYPENGQTRGGRRELENSQFFLRLGQRLIKALDQPTLDGFVYRVDMRLRPFGDSGPLVMSFPALEDYYQEQGRDWERYAMVKARLMGGAEDISSQELRKMLKPFVFRRYIDFSVIQSLRNMKGMIAREVRRRGLKDNIKLGAGGIREIEFIVQVFQLIRGGREPALQQRALLPTLQALEKLGLLPVEQVMQLRASYLFLRRLENLLQAIGDEQTQTLPADELNQARLAWGMNFNDWPQLLDAVNAHMQAVRAVFNDLIGDDTPDTEDDQQQSSFSSLWSDSLEQSELAPWVPQLDENAQHHILQQIAEFRRDVDKRTIGPRGRDQLDLLMPRLLAQVCTYKNADVTLQRLMQLLLNIVTRTTYIELLVEYPGALKQLIRLCAASPMVASQLARHPLLLDELLDSRTLYHPIEPGAYRDELRQYLMRVPTEDEEQQLEAVRQFKQAQHLRIAAGDISGALPVMKVSDHLTYLAEAILDVVVQQAWDQMVLRYGQPTHLAQREGRGFAVVGYGKLGGWELGYSSDLDLVFLLDCAPEVMTDGERSIDGRQFYLRLAQRIMHLFSTRTASGILYEVDPRLRPSGASGMLVSTIEAFADYQANEAWTWEHQALVRARVVYGDPQLAQQFNATRHDILCREREGEELRKEVREMREKMYAHLGSKKSGEFDLKADPGGITDIEFIAQYLVLRFAHEKPKLTRWSDNVRIFELMAQNDIMPEEEARDLTHAYVTLRDEIHHLALQEHSGKVAAGSFATEREQIRASWAKWLG; encoded by the coding sequence ATGTTGCCACTTTCTCCTGTTTTGCAAAGCCACGCCCAAAGTTTGCTTGAGCAATGGCGTGAACATCCTGAACCACTGCCACTTCCCGACGAGGCTCAGCTGGCGGTGCTGGCGAGCAGTCAGTTTGTAACAGACAGCCTGCTGGCATTTCCGCAGTGGTGGCATGAAATCGTAGAAAATCCTCCTCAGGCGCAGGAATGGCAATTTTACCGCCAGTGGCTGGATGCTGCGCTGGAAAGCGTGACTGATGAGAACGGGCTAATGAAGGCGCTGCGCCTGTTTCGGCGCCGGGCACTGACCCGCATTGCGTGGTCACAATCGGCGCAAACCAGCGAAGCCAAGGATACGTTACAGCAACTGAGCGAACTGGCGGAATTGCTGATCGTCAGCGCCCGCGACTGGTTGTATGACGCCTGCTGTCGTGAATTCGGCACGCCGGTGAATGAAGCCGGGGAACCGCAACACATGCTGATCCTCGGGATGGGCAAACTCGGCGGCGGCGAACTGAATTTCTCCTCTGATATCGACCTGATTTTTGCGTATCCGGAAAACGGCCAGACCCGTGGTGGCCGCCGTGAACTGGAGAATTCACAGTTTTTCCTGCGTCTCGGGCAGCGGCTGATCAAAGCGCTGGATCAGCCGACGCTGGACGGCTTTGTGTACCGCGTCGATATGCGGCTGCGGCCTTTCGGCGACAGCGGCCCGTTGGTAATGAGTTTCCCGGCGCTGGAAGATTATTATCAGGAGCAGGGGCGCGACTGGGAACGCTACGCGATGGTGAAAGCGCGGCTGATGGGCGGGGCAGAAGACATCAGCAGTCAGGAATTGCGCAAGATGCTGAAGCCTTTTGTATTCCGCCGTTACATCGATTTCAGCGTGATCCAGTCCCTGCGCAATATGAAAGGGATGATCGCCCGTGAGGTCCGCCGCCGGGGACTTAAAGACAACATCAAGCTGGGGGCGGGGGGGATCCGCGAAATTGAATTTATCGTGCAGGTTTTCCAGCTGATCCGCGGCGGGCGCGAGCCTGCGCTGCAACAACGCGCGTTGTTGCCGACCTTGCAGGCGCTGGAAAAACTCGGGCTGCTGCCTGTCGAACAAGTGATGCAACTGCGCGCCAGCTATCTGTTCCTGCGTCGTCTCGAAAATCTGCTGCAGGCCATCGGTGACGAGCAAACACAAACTCTGCCTGCGGACGAACTGAATCAGGCGCGTCTGGCGTGGGGCATGAATTTCAATGACTGGCCGCAGCTGCTCGACGCAGTGAATGCTCACATGCAAGCCGTGCGCGCCGTGTTTAACGATCTGATCGGTGATGACACGCCGGACACCGAGGACGATCAACAGCAGTCATCATTCAGCAGTTTGTGGAGTGATTCACTGGAGCAGTCCGAGTTAGCGCCGTGGGTGCCGCAGCTGGACGAAAATGCGCAGCACCACATCCTGCAGCAGATCGCCGAGTTCCGCCGTGACGTCGATAAACGCACTATCGGTCCGCGTGGTCGCGATCAGCTAGATTTGCTGATGCCCCGCTTACTGGCACAGGTCTGCACTTATAAAAATGCCGATGTGACTTTGCAGCGCCTGATGCAGCTGTTGCTCAACATCGTCACGCGCACAACTTACATTGAGCTGTTGGTTGAATATCCGGGCGCGCTTAAACAGCTTATCCGCCTGTGCGCCGCCTCGCCGATGGTCGCGTCGCAGCTGGCGCGCCATCCGCTATTGCTCGATGAACTGCTCGATTCACGCACGCTTTACCATCCGATTGAACCGGGCGCGTACCGCGATGAACTGCGCCAGTATCTGATGCGCGTCCCGACGGAAGATGAAGAACAGCAGCTGGAAGCCGTTCGTCAGTTCAAACAGGCGCAACACCTGCGCATTGCCGCCGGGGATATTTCCGGTGCACTACCGGTGATGAAAGTCAGCGATCATTTAACCTATCTGGCCGAAGCGATTCTGGACGTAGTGGTTCAGCAGGCCTGGGATCAGATGGTGCTACGCTACGGCCAGCCGACGCATCTGGCGCAGCGCGAAGGGCGCGGATTTGCCGTAGTAGGTTACGGCAAACTGGGCGGCTGGGAACTGGGTTACAGCTCCGATTTGGACTTGGTCTTCCTGCTCGACTGTGCACCGGAGGTGATGACCGACGGCGAGCGCAGCATCGATGGTCGACAATTTTATCTGCGACTGGCGCAGCGCATTATGCATTTATTCAGCACCCGCACGGCATCCGGCATTCTTTATGAGGTCGATCCGCGCCTGCGACCTTCCGGCGCGTCCGGTATGCTGGTCAGTACTATCGAAGCTTTCGCTGACTATCAGGCCAATGAAGCCTGGACCTGGGAGCATCAGGCGCTGGTGCGCGCGCGCGTCGTTTATGGCGATCCGCAACTGGCGCAGCAGTTTAATGCCACGCGCCACGACATTCTCTGCCGCGAACGCGAAGGCGAAGAGCTGCGCAAAGAAGTCCGCGAGATGCGCGAAAAAATGTATGCACACCTCGGTAGCAAAAAGTCTGGTGAGTTTGATCTGAAAGCCGATCCGGGCGGCATCACCGATATTGAATTCATTGCACAATATCTGGTCCTGCGGTTTGCACATGAGAAGCCTAAACTGACGCGTTGGTCGGATAATGTGCGAATTTTCGAACTGATGGCGCAAAACGACATCATGCCCGAGGAAGAAGCGCGGGATCTGACCCACGCTTACGTCACGCTGCGCGATGAGATCCATCATCTTGCATTGCAGGAACACAGCGGCAAAGTCGCCGCAGGCAGTTTTGCCACAGAACGTGAGCAAATCCGCGCCAGCTGGGCGAAATGGCTCGGCTGA